The following coding sequences lie in one Lysobacter capsici genomic window:
- a CDS encoding class I SAM-dependent methyltransferase yields the protein MKSLARPTRARRLAHVAAKPPAPPWLGDQALSLLLRDYAFDSVLDVGCGNGRQAEHLRAHGKHVTTISFEAYGGFAPDFVGDFDDYASERRFDVVWCSHALEHQPNVGRFLQRLLHFAKPDGWLAITVPPARPRIVGGHLTLWNAGLLLYNLIVAGVDCRDARLKTYGYNLSVIVPARRAQLPALRHDAGDIERLAAFFPMPVRQGFDGRIEQIGWDRAPLR from the coding sequence ATGAAATCGCTGGCCCGCCCCACGCGCGCCCGGCGGCTGGCGCACGTCGCCGCCAAACCGCCGGCGCCGCCGTGGCTCGGCGATCAGGCGCTGTCGTTGCTGCTGCGCGACTACGCCTTCGACAGCGTGCTCGACGTGGGCTGCGGCAACGGCCGTCAAGCCGAGCACCTGCGCGCCCACGGCAAACACGTCACCACGATCTCGTTCGAAGCCTACGGTGGCTTCGCGCCGGATTTCGTCGGCGATTTCGACGACTACGCCAGCGAGCGACGCTTCGATGTGGTGTGGTGCTCGCACGCGCTGGAGCACCAGCCCAACGTCGGCCGCTTCCTGCAACGGTTGCTGCACTTCGCCAAGCCCGACGGATGGCTCGCGATCACCGTGCCGCCGGCGCGGCCGCGCATCGTCGGCGGGCATCTGACCCTGTGGAACGCCGGATTGCTGCTGTACAACCTGATCGTCGCCGGCGTCGACTGCCGCGACGCGCGGCTCAAGACCTACGGCTACAACCTGTCGGTGATCGTGCCGGCGCGGCGCGCGCAGTTGCCGGCGCTGCGTCACGATGCCGGCGACATCGAACGGCTCGCGGCGTTCTTCCCCATGCCGGTGCGGCAAGGCTTCGACGGACGGATCGAACAGATCGGCTGGGATCGGGCGCCATTGCGCTGA
- a CDS encoding glycosyltransferase — translation MDANRQSTISSIDGLRAFKDRHEGVSAVVCGCGPSLLELPRPHELLTIGVNDVGRLFDPTYLVVLNPRQQFKGDRYAFVERSNAQVLFTQLELGAVRPPVVRFRLGQYGGVDAEADGALHYSQNSPYVAVRLAALMGARRIGLIGVDFTDDHFFAMTGRHSLAGRLKEIDAQYGRLGAALRRGGIELINLSSISRLTALPRGRIDDAGWYERPAPTASAAHVAASTEPVALPAPARIAQARSPSMKVAIEKRSAGLVGDLLDTLARSAAELGHTVVRDPRGCARNPRVLSIVWNGRGYSTAGPTLYCEHGWLPRWDYQISPRGINADSHAAPFAWDGQPLDAERDAQLERRLNAIKSTAFSGYYQYMQATGPAASNLPAQFLLVPLQIESDTNIVRHAPARLRTMQALIDHVSRLDPPWPVIFKQHPADARTGNRHLRLQLRRKHDLLWPQTRGNIHEMLRGGACRGILTLNSNVAHDGLLWDVPAIVLGRNVWPSRGANSPLLTEPFLSEAPRDWSQLQASVDEPQARACRRAYAQHLIAHQVSLAEAADPQRVAGLLELALRERPMPRTGSVIVRPPPRAIATRTAKPQPPALPVINVVAEHKGWLFEHWKQALAATPLPGHRVAPSERPLAQADAWIFLRASESGRAPDPMRSLVQLHDLGGAELYRSGGVRADVARCGGLMLAHADQQQVLEQAGIDLSRRRWLMQPVGWSDGAQLSIGRDGPAQIGWVGRPGKRSLNAAPDSDPSGLSEFIAAVKLARQPLRVVLAGERLDAAARELKRAGIDCMLWPMSRYPLARCAQWIARLDAVVVNGRTDCSPWPLFDALRAGVPVIAPHVGWAPQLLADGERGRLVDDVAAMARAIDDLLVQRETWQQRRRQLPPQCPQFGMRAWLDANLRLAAELAQGQAGDRRRAVA, via the coding sequence ATGGACGCGAACCGGCAGTCGACCATATCCTCCATTGACGGCCTGCGGGCCTTCAAGGACAGGCACGAGGGTGTCAGCGCCGTGGTCTGCGGCTGCGGCCCCTCGCTGCTGGAACTGCCGCGCCCGCACGAGCTGCTGACCATCGGCGTCAACGACGTCGGCCGCCTGTTCGACCCGACCTATCTGGTCGTGCTCAACCCGCGCCAGCAGTTCAAGGGCGATCGCTACGCCTTCGTCGAGCGTTCCAATGCGCAGGTGCTGTTCACCCAGCTCGAACTGGGCGCGGTGCGGCCGCCGGTGGTGCGATTCCGCCTGGGCCAGTACGGCGGCGTCGACGCCGAGGCCGACGGCGCGCTGCATTACAGCCAGAACTCGCCGTATGTCGCGGTGCGCCTGGCCGCGCTGATGGGCGCGCGCCGGATCGGCCTGATCGGGGTGGATTTCACCGACGATCATTTCTTCGCCATGACCGGGCGGCATTCGCTGGCCGGCCGCTTGAAGGAAATCGATGCGCAATACGGCCGGTTGGGCGCGGCGTTGCGGCGCGGCGGCATCGAGTTGATCAACCTCAGTTCGATCAGCCGGCTCACCGCGCTGCCGCGCGGGCGTATCGACGACGCGGGCTGGTACGAACGCCCCGCACCGACGGCCTCGGCCGCCCACGTCGCCGCATCGACCGAGCCCGTCGCCCTCCCCGCACCCGCCCGCATCGCGCAGGCCCGGAGCCCCAGCATGAAAGTCGCGATCGAAAAACGTTCCGCCGGCCTGGTCGGCGATCTGCTCGACACCCTCGCCCGCTCGGCCGCCGAACTGGGCCACACCGTCGTGCGCGATCCGCGCGGCTGCGCGCGCAATCCGCGCGTACTGTCGATCGTCTGGAACGGCCGCGGTTACAGCACCGCCGGCCCGACCCTGTATTGCGAACACGGCTGGCTGCCGCGCTGGGATTATCAGATCAGTCCTCGCGGCATCAACGCCGACTCGCATGCCGCGCCGTTCGCGTGGGACGGCCAGCCGCTCGATGCCGAACGCGATGCGCAGCTCGAACGTCGCCTGAACGCGATCAAGTCGACCGCGTTCAGCGGCTACTACCAATACATGCAGGCCACCGGCCCGGCCGCGAGCAACCTGCCGGCGCAGTTCCTGCTGGTGCCGCTGCAGATCGAGTCCGACACCAACATCGTCCGCCATGCGCCGGCGCGGCTGCGCACGATGCAGGCCTTGATCGATCACGTCTCGCGCCTGGACCCGCCGTGGCCGGTGATCTTCAAGCAGCATCCGGCCGACGCGCGCACCGGCAATCGCCATCTGCGCCTGCAATTGCGTCGCAAACACGACCTGCTGTGGCCGCAGACGCGCGGCAACATCCACGAGATGCTGCGCGGCGGCGCATGCCGCGGCATTCTCACCCTCAACAGCAATGTCGCCCACGATGGCTTGCTGTGGGACGTGCCGGCGATCGTGCTGGGTCGCAACGTCTGGCCCAGCCGCGGTGCGAACTCGCCGCTTCTGACCGAGCCGTTCCTGAGCGAAGCGCCGCGCGATTGGTCGCAGTTGCAGGCCAGCGTCGACGAGCCGCAGGCGCGCGCCTGCCGTCGCGCGTATGCGCAGCATCTGATCGCGCATCAGGTCAGTCTGGCCGAAGCGGCCGATCCGCAACGCGTCGCCGGCCTGCTGGAACTGGCGCTGCGCGAACGGCCGATGCCGCGCACCGGTTCGGTGATCGTGCGGCCGCCGCCGCGCGCGATCGCGACCCGCACCGCCAAGCCGCAACCGCCCGCGCTGCCGGTGATCAACGTGGTCGCCGAACACAAGGGCTGGCTGTTCGAACATTGGAAACAGGCGCTGGCGGCGACGCCGCTACCGGGCCATCGGGTCGCGCCGAGCGAACGTCCCCTGGCCCAGGCCGATGCCTGGATCTTCCTGCGCGCGAGCGAATCCGGCCGCGCGCCCGATCCGATGCGCAGCCTGGTGCAGTTGCACGATCTGGGCGGCGCGGAGTTGTACCGATCCGGCGGCGTGCGCGCCGACGTGGCGCGCTGCGGCGGCCTGATGCTGGCGCACGCGGATCAGCAGCAGGTGCTCGAACAGGCCGGCATCGATCTGTCGCGGCGACGCTGGCTCATGCAGCCGGTCGGCTGGAGCGATGGCGCGCAGCTGTCGATCGGTCGTGACGGACCGGCCCAGATCGGTTGGGTCGGCCGACCCGGCAAGCGGTCGCTCAATGCCGCGCCGGACAGCGACCCCAGCGGCCTGAGCGAATTCATCGCCGCGGTGAAACTCGCGCGCCAGCCGCTGCGGGTGGTGCTGGCCGGCGAGCGGCTCGACGCGGCCGCGCGCGAACTCAAGCGCGCCGGCATCGACTGCATGCTGTGGCCGATGTCGCGCTATCCCCTGGCGCGCTGCGCGCAATGGATCGCGCGCCTGGACGCGGTGGTCGTCAACGGCCGCACCGATTGCAGCCCGTGGCCGCTGTTCGACGCGCTGCGCGCCGGTGTGCCGGTGATCGCGCCGCATGTGGGCTGGGCGCCGCAGTTGCTCGCCGACGGCGAACGCGGCCGGCTGGTCGACGATGTCGCCGCGATGGCGCGGGCGATCGATGACCTCCTCGTGCAGCGCGAAACATGGCAGCAACGCCGCCGACAGCTGCCGCCGCAATGCCCGCAGTTCGGCATGCGTGCCTGGCTGGATGCGAACCTGCGCCTGGCCGCTGAACTCGCGCAGGGCCAGGCCGGGGACAGACGGCGGGCGGTCGCATGA
- a CDS encoding phage tail protein codes for MAVARIARRADPRSDPRYQRVVSKLDADSRRLKQHPPPSRKSDESAKAAKGPANEKAAGARAKQVDKLEQSDTPKPQTASFLSMLRAEIEKVMPKTLGDTEKFMKGGSGNEIKGSLKGEVGNQKQAATGDLKQNSNAAPSEAGVAAKPVTPIPPEPGAPAPQVDAAAAMPAPKPAAEVSLEDSKTEVADAKKATKQTETRLTNANDPRFSAVMSAEKAVHKQADAGPAQYRGSEAATLGKAGAQAKGVAGKGVSSLLATKGGSKAKVASKQEQQKAREELELSKFTNFVVATFNTAKATVDKRLETLDTTVNAMFDQGTDAALNSMKSYVEDALFKYKLERYLLMPGGSLLWIKDQILDLPPEVNRFYETGRKLFTSAMDALAVKVANLVERELAAAKNDVAQAQGKIAAAQAALSPAVRARGAQLTAEYADKFGELKSGIDDKKQQLAEGLAQKYKEAFDKADEALKAIQDANKGLVTQAKEKIAEVAKALMEFKDRLMGILRKGQETIDLILDNPGGFLSNLIAAVKGGFSAFVGNIWGHLKKGFMKWLFGALSSAGIEIPGDLSLVSILKLVLGVLGITYDRMRAKAVKLLGPTAVTVIEKLVGYLQTLIGGGPAALWEQVKGDLSSLKDMVIGAIQDWIVTTIVQKAVAKVVSMFNPAGAIIQAIMMIINVVMFVIERAAQIMEFVESVINSIHAIATGSIGGAISKVEQALGNAVPILIGFLAALIGLGGISAKIKGFITKVQAKVDQAIDKVLKKAADFVKKLFGKLTGKKGEPPAEGSEEHKKAVAAALAMLDSETQARSKKQRIEKKEAQQVAAKVKGAHKILKSLTVIDGKDNWDYEYVASPPKKYKGAHKGSGVLKIVKVSVKDPNTKSLLAKAKAAVVNRGAAWASAAKLLVDKLLRPKIENRVGTPIEPRDQYSGKDSAQYLARLNYEKNLSAAANPFSNRPDATAEIMTPTGTPKAVAQVIVFEFTVVEDFYATDAQGKPDKFALHKITQYFTTVSNLISKYGPDTPITYYFVAPREPTDDTKDYIVGVLRDKGAKNVKVVWIVS; via the coding sequence ATGGCCGTCGCGCGCATCGCCAGGCGGGCCGATCCGCGTTCCGATCCGCGCTATCAACGCGTGGTGTCCAAGCTCGACGCCGACAGCCGCCGGCTCAAGCAGCATCCGCCGCCGTCGCGCAAGTCCGACGAATCGGCCAAGGCCGCCAAGGGCCCGGCCAACGAAAAGGCCGCCGGCGCGCGCGCCAAGCAGGTCGACAAGCTCGAACAAAGCGACACGCCCAAGCCGCAGACCGCCAGTTTCCTGTCGATGCTGCGCGCGGAAATCGAAAAGGTGATGCCCAAGACCCTGGGCGACACCGAGAAATTCATGAAGGGCGGCTCGGGCAACGAGATCAAGGGCTCGCTCAAGGGCGAAGTCGGCAATCAGAAACAGGCCGCGACCGGCGACCTCAAGCAGAACTCCAACGCGGCGCCATCGGAAGCCGGCGTCGCCGCCAAACCGGTCACCCCGATTCCGCCCGAGCCCGGCGCACCCGCGCCGCAGGTCGACGCCGCCGCGGCGATGCCCGCGCCCAAACCGGCCGCGGAGGTCTCGCTGGAAGACAGCAAGACCGAAGTCGCCGACGCCAAGAAAGCGACCAAGCAGACCGAAACCCGTCTGACCAACGCCAACGACCCGCGGTTCTCGGCAGTGATGAGCGCGGAAAAGGCCGTGCACAAACAAGCCGACGCCGGCCCTGCGCAATACCGCGGCAGCGAAGCGGCGACGCTCGGCAAGGCCGGCGCGCAGGCCAAGGGCGTCGCCGGCAAGGGCGTGAGCAGCCTGCTCGCGACCAAGGGCGGCAGCAAGGCCAAGGTCGCATCCAAGCAGGAACAACAAAAGGCGCGCGAAGAGCTGGAACTGAGCAAGTTCACCAACTTCGTCGTCGCCACCTTCAACACCGCCAAGGCGACGGTCGACAAACGCCTGGAGACCCTGGACACCACCGTCAACGCGATGTTCGATCAGGGCACCGACGCGGCCTTGAACAGCATGAAGAGCTATGTCGAGGACGCGCTGTTCAAGTACAAGCTCGAGCGCTACCTGCTGATGCCCGGCGGCTCGCTGCTGTGGATCAAGGACCAGATCCTCGACCTGCCGCCGGAGGTCAACCGCTTCTACGAGACCGGACGCAAGCTGTTCACCTCGGCGATGGACGCGCTGGCGGTCAAGGTCGCCAACCTGGTCGAACGCGAACTGGCCGCGGCCAAGAACGATGTCGCCCAGGCCCAGGGCAAGATCGCCGCCGCCCAGGCCGCGCTGTCGCCGGCGGTGCGCGCGCGCGGCGCCCAGCTCACCGCGGAGTACGCCGACAAGTTCGGCGAACTCAAGTCCGGGATCGACGACAAGAAACAACAGCTCGCCGAAGGCCTCGCGCAGAAATACAAGGAAGCCTTCGACAAGGCCGACGAAGCGCTCAAGGCGATCCAGGACGCCAACAAGGGACTGGTCACCCAGGCCAAGGAAAAGATCGCCGAAGTCGCCAAGGCCTTGATGGAATTCAAGGACCGGCTGATGGGCATCCTGCGCAAGGGCCAGGAGACCATCGATCTCATCCTCGACAACCCCGGCGGCTTCCTGTCCAACCTGATCGCCGCGGTCAAGGGCGGCTTCTCGGCCTTCGTCGGCAACATCTGGGGCCATCTCAAGAAAGGCTTCATGAAGTGGCTGTTCGGCGCGCTCAGCAGCGCCGGCATCGAGATCCCCGGCGACCTGTCGCTGGTCTCGATCCTCAAGCTGGTGCTCGGCGTGCTCGGCATCACCTACGACCGCATGCGCGCCAAGGCGGTGAAGCTGCTCGGCCCGACCGCGGTGACGGTGATCGAGAAACTGGTCGGTTACCTGCAGACCCTGATCGGCGGCGGCCCGGCCGCGCTGTGGGAACAGGTCAAGGGCGATCTGTCGAGCCTGAAGGACATGGTGATCGGCGCGATCCAGGACTGGATCGTCACCACCATCGTGCAGAAGGCGGTAGCCAAGGTCGTGTCGATGTTCAACCCGGCCGGGGCGATCATCCAGGCGATCATGATGATCATCAACGTGGTGATGTTCGTGATCGAACGCGCCGCGCAGATCATGGAATTCGTCGAGTCGGTGATCAACTCGATCCATGCCATCGCCACCGGTTCGATCGGCGGCGCGATCAGCAAGGTCGAACAGGCGCTGGGCAACGCGGTACCGATCCTGATCGGCTTCCTGGCCGCGCTGATCGGCCTGGGCGGCATCAGCGCCAAGATCAAGGGCTTCATCACCAAGGTCCAGGCCAAGGTCGATCAGGCGATCGACAAGGTGCTCAAGAAGGCCGCCGATTTCGTCAAGAAGCTGTTCGGCAAGTTGACCGGGAAGAAAGGCGAGCCGCCCGCGGAAGGCAGTGAAGAGCACAAGAAGGCGGTGGCCGCCGCGCTGGCCATGCTCGACAGCGAAACCCAGGCGCGCAGCAAGAAGCAGCGCATCGAGAAGAAGGAAGCGCAACAGGTCGCGGCCAAGGTCAAAGGTGCCCACAAGATCCTCAAATCGCTCACCGTCATCGACGGCAAGGACAACTGGGACTACGAATACGTCGCCAGCCCGCCGAAGAAGTACAAAGGCGCGCACAAGGGCTCGGGCGTTCTCAAGATCGTCAAGGTCAGCGTCAAGGACCCCAACACCAAGAGCCTGCTGGCCAAGGCCAAGGCGGCTGTGGTCAATCGCGGCGCGGCTTGGGCCAGCGCGGCCAAATTGCTGGTCGACAAACTGCTGCGGCCAAAGATCGAGAACCGGGTCGGCACGCCGATCGAGCCACGCGACCAATACAGCGGCAAGGATTCGGCGCAGTACCTGGCGCGATTGAACTACGAGAAGAACCTCAGCGCCGCCGCCAATCCGTTCAGCAACCGGCCCGACGCGACCGCCGAGATCATGACCCCGACAGGCACCCCGAAAGCGGTGGCCCAGGTGATCGTGTTCGAGTTCACCGTGGTCGAGGATTTCTATGCCACCGATGCGCAAGGCAAGCCGGACAAATTCGCCTTGCACAAGATCACCCAGTACTTCACTACGGTGTCCAACCTGATCAGCAAGTACGGACCGGATACGCCGATCACTTACTACTTCGTGGCGCCGCGCGAACCCACCGACGACACCAAGGACTACATCGTCGGCGTGCTGAGGGACAAGGGTGCGAAGAATGTAAAAGTCGTCTGGATCGTCAGTTGA
- a CDS encoding ATP-binding protein has product MNALPAASADVFADRPCRAEQHLKLALYAVIATLIEACAEDVDAAIQLHPFLADYVEEIESTLGHLDAPALHWRAALSAWEQTARDRQAPLPLLALQRAGLGALDLELLLAVGLIEEDPRFGALFEHAHREQAQDRHGGFDTGLRRDGRPSFGLLMAWWRDHDGGDSVDPVRRSLHRLIELGLLQLLNHDAPRPDWTPTVHLAVWDGLRGELTATRWLRHCPHAQLPRLHDYIAPNEELHCEMLLQALRNEAAAPTLLIRGAVRNGRKTLAGVLAQALGKDLLWADASVFEDETRWRLFGVLAAMLDAVPAIEADSVPGETRQLAALPLVDAPLLVVTNRQGAWSCAGNRPVLDVELPLPGPSQRLAHWRVCLPQASAQSLSELAGWRRLSSGHLRQVAASANAFAQLAQREQPLREDLRRACRGLPTARLDTLATRLPAEGSLSELIVDDITRDEIDALVTRCQWREPLAGASATVALGGVGVRALFAGPSGTGKTLAARMLAVELGKDVYRIDLASAVNKYLGETEKNLDRALSAAEELDVVLLLDEGDALMANRTDVGSSHDRYANLETNFLLQRIESFEGILVVTSNAADRIDRAFARRMDVVINFRAPDAWRRYEIVRLHLGDSDCDEAWLQDAASRCALSGGQWRNVVVHARLLALRSGGQVGTSHLQAALTREYRKIGGNCPMRVAEREPRPVASSLTRSTTPSTSGA; this is encoded by the coding sequence ATGAACGCCCTGCCCGCCGCATCCGCCGATGTCTTCGCCGACCGTCCCTGTCGCGCCGAGCAACATCTCAAACTCGCCCTGTACGCGGTGATCGCGACCTTGATCGAAGCCTGCGCCGAGGATGTCGACGCGGCGATACAACTGCATCCATTCCTGGCCGACTACGTCGAGGAAATCGAAAGCACCCTGGGCCATCTCGATGCACCCGCGCTGCACTGGCGCGCGGCGCTGAGCGCCTGGGAGCAAACCGCGCGCGACCGACAAGCGCCCCTGCCGCTGCTCGCCCTGCAACGCGCCGGCCTGGGCGCGCTGGACCTGGAACTGCTGCTCGCGGTCGGCCTGATCGAGGAAGACCCGCGCTTCGGCGCGCTGTTCGAACACGCCCATCGCGAACAGGCGCAGGACCGGCACGGCGGATTCGACACCGGCCTGCGCCGCGACGGCCGCCCCAGCTTCGGCCTGTTGATGGCGTGGTGGCGCGATCACGATGGCGGCGACAGCGTCGATCCGGTGCGGCGTTCGCTGCACCGACTGATCGAACTGGGCCTGCTGCAACTGCTCAACCACGACGCGCCGCGACCGGACTGGACGCCGACGGTGCATCTCGCCGTCTGGGACGGATTGCGCGGCGAACTCACCGCCACGCGCTGGCTGCGGCATTGTCCGCACGCGCAATTGCCGCGACTGCACGACTACATCGCTCCCAACGAAGAACTGCACTGCGAAATGCTTTTGCAGGCGCTGCGCAACGAGGCGGCGGCGCCGACCCTGCTGATCCGCGGCGCGGTCCGCAACGGCCGCAAGACCCTGGCCGGCGTGCTCGCGCAGGCGCTCGGCAAGGACCTGCTGTGGGCCGACGCGAGCGTGTTCGAAGACGAAACCCGCTGGCGTCTGTTCGGCGTGCTGGCGGCGATGCTCGACGCAGTGCCGGCGATCGAAGCCGATTCGGTACCGGGCGAAACCCGGCAACTGGCGGCCTTGCCCTTGGTCGATGCGCCCTTGCTGGTGGTCACCAATCGTCAAGGCGCCTGGTCCTGCGCCGGCAACCGGCCGGTGCTGGATGTCGAGCTGCCGTTGCCCGGCCCGAGCCAGCGTCTGGCGCATTGGCGCGTCTGCCTGCCGCAGGCGTCGGCGCAAAGCCTGAGCGAACTGGCCGGATGGCGGCGCCTGTCGAGCGGCCATCTGCGCCAGGTCGCGGCCAGCGCGAATGCGTTCGCGCAACTCGCGCAGCGCGAGCAACCGCTGCGCGAGGACTTGCGTCGCGCTTGTCGCGGCTTGCCGACCGCGCGTCTGGACACGCTGGCGACGCGATTGCCGGCCGAGGGCTCGCTGAGCGAACTGATCGTCGACGACATCACCCGCGACGAGATCGACGCTTTGGTCACCCGCTGCCAATGGCGCGAACCGCTGGCCGGCGCCTCGGCCACGGTCGCACTGGGCGGGGTCGGCGTGCGCGCCTTGTTCGCCGGACCCAGCGGCACCGGCAAGACCCTGGCCGCGCGCATGCTCGCGGTCGAACTGGGCAAGGACGTGTATCGCATCGACCTGGCCTCGGCGGTCAACAAATACCTGGGCGAAACCGAGAAGAACCTCGATCGCGCGCTCAGCGCCGCCGAGGAACTCGACGTGGTGCTGCTGCTCGACGAAGGCGACGCGCTGATGGCCAACCGCACCGACGTCGGCTCCTCGCACGACCGCTACGCCAATCTGGAAACCAATTTCCTGCTGCAGCGGATCGAATCGTTCGAAGGCATCCTGGTGGTCACCAGCAACGCCGCCGACCGCATCGACCGCGCCTTCGCCCGGCGCATGGACGTGGTGATCAACTTCCGCGCGCCCGATGCGTGGCGGCGCTACGAGATCGTGCGCCTGCACCTGGGCGACAGCGACTGCGACGAAGCCTGGCTGCAGGACGCGGCCAGCCGCTGCGCGCTCAGCGGCGGCCAGTGGCGCAACGTGGTCGTGCATGCGCGCTTGCTGGCCCTGCGCAGCGGCGGGCAAGTCGGCACATCGCACCTCCAGGCGGCGCTCACACGCGAGTACCGCAAGATCGGCGGCAACTGCCCGATGCGCGTGGCCGAACGCGAGCCGCGTCCGGTCGCATCCTCGCTCACACGCTCGACAACACCTTCGACTTCGGGCGCCTGA
- a CDS encoding vWA domain-containing protein has protein sequence MTVIKPQQTGADPASADNRKVVLLIQLLTNVDESAPTCASTMTGDEEWTVSVPSPRIQGVALQSLDREVGGPCPQTLYRPVPANDGPFATVTEPAPEFTSGRTGLDAVLVLDRSGSMSSTDGGATSRLDKLKTATNQFVAMWNTLRNTESITGAIQSPEDHIGVVFFDDSLQWLTSGVGSKLVPFTGSTPATLSAALNPVTLGGATSIGDGLEAATGADALPASGGPNRRVVLLMTDGAQNTPRFAFADGGQIKTSDDAGNITNPTPLPKQPFQLYSVTVGNEFGPDAPINQALANITGGYSLNTTHPAAELDAFFLQALQNFHKFSTVETMRVIQDKTLYTAPFQTTFPVTSSTTRLAFNLTPQPGQQGGVRLELTPPGGGAPMIFVAPTWNTSGAISDGFRLPLPGGNNGFGEWKMRVLSNNDGKNPVPFNFVLLGDDVTLNSSLGAANAEYAVGGKIKLTAQINDFGKTLKGLNSQAGAIVKAIVVSPGNNVGDVLSDSAAQPSPSPAGDNGTAAQNKLAAILSADAGALKQNQNEVILRDDGSPASGDDKANDGIYTASVPAEFEGHYNFVFLVQGKSDSGGQFVRQQIRTVHVRSLPDPAKTQYTSNIVTIDGGKAVVIVATPKNVLGGKMGPGWANYFWFNVQGQAPVKPKDNLDGTYTVQIPFTGDPPKVSLHFLPEPIYRPDGFVPPAGTLTSGNSIGDDIIGNGPAGPGQPWWKRWWWLILIVLLLLFLLRRK, from the coding sequence GTGACCGTAATCAAACCGCAACAGACTGGCGCCGACCCGGCCTCGGCCGACAATCGCAAAGTGGTGCTGCTAATCCAACTGCTCACCAACGTCGACGAAAGCGCGCCTACCTGCGCCAGCACGATGACCGGGGACGAGGAATGGACCGTCAGCGTTCCGAGCCCACGGATCCAAGGCGTCGCCTTGCAGAGCCTCGACCGCGAGGTTGGCGGCCCGTGCCCGCAGACGCTGTACCGACCGGTGCCGGCCAACGACGGCCCCTTCGCCACCGTGACCGAACCCGCGCCCGAGTTCACCAGCGGACGCACGGGACTGGATGCGGTGCTGGTGCTAGACCGTTCCGGCAGCATGTCCTCGACTGACGGCGGTGCCACCTCGCGGCTGGACAAGCTCAAGACCGCCACCAACCAGTTCGTGGCCATGTGGAACACGCTGCGCAACACCGAATCGATCACCGGCGCGATCCAATCGCCCGAAGACCATATCGGCGTGGTGTTCTTCGATGATTCGCTGCAATGGCTGACCTCCGGTGTCGGCAGCAAGCTGGTGCCGTTTACCGGCTCGACGCCGGCCACATTGTCGGCGGCGCTCAATCCGGTGACCTTGGGAGGCGCGACCTCGATCGGCGATGGCTTGGAAGCGGCCACCGGCGCCGATGCATTGCCGGCCTCCGGCGGTCCCAACCGTCGCGTGGTGCTGTTGATGACCGACGGTGCGCAGAACACGCCGCGCTTCGCCTTCGCCGACGGCGGCCAGATCAAGACCTCGGACGATGCGGGCAACATCACCAATCCCACGCCGCTGCCGAAGCAACCGTTCCAACTGTATTCGGTCACCGTCGGCAACGAGTTCGGTCCCGATGCGCCGATCAACCAGGCCCTGGCCAACATCACCGGCGGCTATTCGCTCAACACCACCCACCCAGCGGCCGAGCTGGACGCGTTCTTCCTTCAGGCACTGCAGAACTTCCATAAGTTCAGCACCGTCGAGACCATGCGGGTCATTCAGGACAAAACCCTCTATACCGCGCCGTTCCAGACTACTTTCCCGGTCACCAGTTCGACCACCCGCCTGGCCTTCAACCTCACCCCGCAACCCGGCCAGCAAGGTGGTGTGCGGCTGGAGCTGACCCCGCCCGGCGGCGGCGCGCCGATGATCTTCGTTGCACCGACTTGGAACACCTCCGGTGCGATCAGCGACGGTTTCCGCCTACCCCTGCCTGGCGGCAACAACGGCTTCGGCGAATGGAAGATGCGGGTGTTGAGCAACAACGACGGCAAGAATCCGGTGCCGTTCAATTTCGTTCTGCTGGGTGACGACGTCACCCTCAACTCCTCGTTGGGCGCGGCCAACGCCGAATACGCGGTTGGCGGCAAGATCAAGCTGACCGCGCAGATCAACGATTTCGGCAAGACGCTCAAGGGCCTCAACAGCCAGGCCGGCGCCATCGTCAAGGCGATCGTGGTCAGTCCGGGCAACAACGTCGGCGACGTTCTGTCGGATTCGGCCGCGCAACCGTCGCCCTCGCCCGCCGGCGACAACGGAACTGCGGCGCAGAATAAACTCGCCGCGATCCTCAGCGCCGACGCCGGGGCACTCAAGCAGAATCAGAACGAAGTGATCCTTCGCGACGACGGCTCGCCGGCCAGCGGCGACGACAAGGCCAACGACGGCATTTACACCGCATCGGTTCCGGCCGAATTCGAAGGTCACTACAACTTCGTGTTCCTGGTGCAAGGCAAATCCGATTCCGGCGGCCAATTCGTGCGCCAGCAGATCCGCACCGTGCATGTCCGCTCGCTGCCCGATCCGGCCAAGACCCAATACACCAGCAACATCGTGACGATCGACGGCGGCAAGGCCGTGGTCATCGTCGCCACCCCGAAGAACGTGCTCGGCGGCAAGATGGGGCCTGGCTGGGCGAACTACTTCTGGTTCAACGTGCAAGGCCAGGCGCCGGTCAAGCCCAAGGACAATCTGGACGGCACCTACACCGTGCAGATTCCTTTTACTGGCGATCCGCCGAAGGTCTCGCTGCACTTCCTGCCCGAACCCATCTATCGCCCGGACGGTTTCGTTCCGCCGGCCGGCACGCTGACGTCCGGCAACAGCATCGGCGACGACATCATCGGCAATGGTCCTGCGGGGCCCGGCCAGCCGTGGTGGAAGCGCTGGTGGTGGTTGATCCTGATCGTGTTGCTGCTGTTGTTCCTGCTGCGGCGCAAGTGA